A genomic stretch from Porphyromonadaceae bacterium W3.11 includes:
- a CDS encoding uroporphyrinogen-III synthase: MSKGKFAIIGRELMRSKQIRDQLSATFHSLEVRCIPFITTIEVPFELPTPRKTPLYLFTSPRNVEIFFKKATLPKEALIASIGFATTKALCDIGHEPHFTSPIENARGMAPELLQYITVQTQQFHIIQPSSNIAGHYLYDFFKEKGFEYTRLVTYEVQSNPELKRQLSLLETPPEWVLFYSPSGVRAWSEVSSSRPLAFSIGPVTTKELEKEGWIEIHESDSPHEIDIIRTITKNYII; this comes from the coding sequence ATGAGTAAAGGAAAGTTCGCCATAATAGGTCGTGAATTAATGAGAAGTAAGCAGATAAGAGATCAACTTTCTGCCACATTTCATAGTCTTGAAGTGCGATGCATTCCTTTTATTACTACTATAGAGGTTCCCTTTGAACTCCCAACTCCCAGAAAGACTCCGCTCTATCTCTTCACATCCCCTAGGAATGTGGAGATCTTCTTCAAAAAAGCAACACTACCTAAGGAGGCATTGATTGCCTCTATCGGATTTGCGACCACTAAAGCCTTATGCGACATTGGTCATGAGCCTCACTTTACAAGTCCTATAGAAAACGCAAGGGGGATGGCACCAGAGCTTTTACAGTACATCACGGTTCAGACCCAACAATTTCATATCATACAGCCAAGTAGCAATATTGCCGGGCATTACCTGTATGACTTCTTCAAGGAGAAGGGCTTCGAATATACCCGACTAGTCACCTATGAGGTACAGTCTAACCCTGAACTGAAGCGTCAATTATCGCTACTTGAGACTCCTCCGGAGTGGGTTCTCTTTTATAGCCCGAGCGGCGTACGTGCATGGTCTGAGGTCTCCTCTTCAAGGCCACTAGCATTTAGTATAGGACCTGTGACAACGAAAGAACTGGAGAAAGAAGGTTGGATCGAGATACATGAAAGCGACAGCCCACATGAGATAGATATTATCAGGACGATAACAAAGAACTATATAATATAA
- a CDS encoding CDP-alcohol phosphatidyltransferase family protein yields MKLKKHIPNLISLLNALCGSIATYYALVDSNIPLAIYFMLASAIFDFFDGFTARAMKVYSPLGKDIDSLADVISFGMAPAAMMSVALAAIGFHVPQIAFIIVPASVYRLAKFNNDSRQTTSFIGLPTPANALFFAGLAYWTFSHSSQIMHLPIMTEYKVYPMYVVTLLLMSYLLISEVPMFSLKGSSDKDPSAKKKQLIKVGAVIVIGLVSVILWRFTGFAIAILAYLLINLFSFLKKRIP; encoded by the coding sequence ATGAAACTCAAAAAGCATATACCCAATCTAATCAGCTTACTCAACGCCCTGTGCGGAAGTATAGCCACCTATTATGCTCTTGTTGATAGCAATATTCCATTAGCCATCTACTTTATGCTAGCAAGTGCCATCTTTGACTTCTTTGATGGCTTTACAGCACGAGCGATGAAAGTCTATTCACCATTAGGAAAGGATATTGACTCCCTGGCTGATGTTATCTCATTCGGGATGGCACCAGCAGCGATGATGTCCGTGGCTTTGGCGGCGATAGGATTTCACGTACCGCAAATTGCATTTATCATCGTTCCAGCTTCGGTGTACCGCCTAGCTAAGTTCAATAACGACTCTAGACAGACGACCTCCTTCATTGGACTCCCAACCCCAGCAAATGCACTGTTTTTTGCGGGATTGGCATACTGGACCTTCTCGCACTCTTCGCAGATCATGCACCTCCCCATCATGACAGAGTATAAGGTCTATCCCATGTACGTGGTGACATTACTATTGATGAGCTACTTACTTATCAGCGAAGTCCCGATGTTTTCACTAAAAGGGAGTTCGGATAAGGATCCATCGGCTAAGAAGAAACAATTAATAAAAGTTGGTGCTGTCATTGTGATAGGTCTCGTATCAGTAATTTTGTGGCGATTCACAGGTTTTGCCATCGCAATCTTAGCGTATCTATTGATCAACCTATTCAGCTTCTTGAAAAAACGCATTCCATAG
- a CDS encoding phosphatidylserine decarboxylase family protein: MSKPSRRRYKRLKMHEEGTSFLVSIIILFFISDAYLYYAFESKVAFWIWMPITIVLIGLSINFFRFPNRRFPLDPKGFVICPTDGRVVVIEKVYEPEVLKRECIQVSIFMTIFNVHAQWVPVKGKITYLKHHEGRFMSAYLPKSSVENERSSVVFETPEGDEILIRQVAGAVARRIVTYAEVGDDCEIGDPLGFIKFGSRVDLYLPLSSEVLVHLDNQVRGNRDVIARL, translated from the coding sequence ATGTCGAAACCTTCTAGAAGAAGATACAAGCGTCTTAAGATGCACGAGGAGGGGACTAGCTTCTTAGTGAGCATTATCATCCTTTTCTTCATCTCAGATGCCTACCTCTACTATGCATTTGAGAGCAAAGTTGCTTTTTGGATATGGATGCCCATTACCATAGTATTAATAGGGCTCAGCATCAACTTTTTTCGATTTCCGAACAGGCGATTTCCACTAGACCCAAAAGGGTTTGTAATCTGCCCAACGGACGGTAGGGTTGTGGTCATTGAGAAGGTTTACGAACCGGAGGTGCTAAAGCGAGAATGCATACAGGTATCCATCTTTATGACTATATTTAACGTTCATGCACAATGGGTACCAGTAAAGGGGAAGATCACCTACCTAAAGCATCACGAAGGTCGATTCATGTCGGCATATCTGCCTAAAAGTAGTGTAGAGAACGAACGCTCTAGCGTAGTATTCGAGACTCCCGAAGGGGATGAAATCCTGATCCGTCAAGTGGCTGGTGCGGTAGCTCGAAGAATCGTCACATACGCTGAGGTAGGTGACGATTGCGAAATCGGGGACCCCTTAGGGTTCATCAAATTTGGTTCGCGTGTAGATCTGTACCTCCCTCTAAGTAGTGAGGTTTTAGTCCATCTGGACAACCAAGTCAGAGGCAATAGAGATGTGATTGCTAGATTATAA
- the hemA gene encoding glutamyl-tRNA reductase, whose protein sequence is MNSNIEIDNTSEQSEQLTIATLTVNHTTAPINIREALAFEPSEASDFLKRTRSIGLIKGGVLLSTCNRMSLFVESSLAPHELKEHLGRFVLEYKRLPNTHNKYFEFTSHEEAIHHLFYLASGYLSMVRGETQILGQIKEAVQIARTSGNSTNSLLRLFDKAYEVAKKVRSSQQIFAVNKSAGSAAVTLLADKHGVETLQSRKHLILGAGQMAVTLIQSLRAMKINEVRLYNRTPERAEKFGEAYGITDIYSEDELNEAMTGIDYIWVATSASSPIITRTTLVETIKDLSIFDLGLPRNVSEDVGTVKGVQLYCLDDLDDKDNPVSNIIPEEVVTLVNETTEEYLTWLKTQQIRDVYSIIKDDIESFLDNEYNKVSGLDEETMSALKSYNKQLLKAYSSTMIARLRHVVDETKDTMYADALKKILTT, encoded by the coding sequence ATGAATTCAAATATCGAGATAGATAATACATCAGAACAATCAGAACAACTAACGATAGCTACTCTAACGGTTAACCACACTACCGCTCCGATAAATATTAGAGAGGCGTTGGCCTTTGAGCCAAGCGAGGCAAGCGACTTTCTGAAACGTACACGCTCTATAGGTCTAATCAAGGGCGGTGTATTGCTTTCAACCTGTAATAGGATGTCTCTTTTTGTAGAAAGCTCACTAGCACCACATGAACTTAAAGAGCATCTAGGTCGTTTTGTGCTTGAATACAAGAGACTGCCAAATACTCATAATAAGTACTTTGAATTCACTTCACATGAAGAAGCGATTCACCATCTATTCTATCTAGCATCTGGCTATCTTAGTATGGTTCGTGGGGAGACCCAGATCTTGGGACAAATCAAGGAAGCGGTACAAATAGCGAGAACGAGTGGGAATAGTACAAATAGCCTCCTTAGGTTATTTGATAAAGCGTATGAGGTAGCAAAGAAGGTAAGGAGTTCACAACAGATCTTTGCTGTGAATAAGTCTGCGGGAAGTGCAGCCGTAACGCTATTAGCAGACAAGCATGGTGTCGAAACACTTCAAAGTCGTAAGCATCTAATCCTTGGTGCTGGTCAGATGGCAGTGACCCTGATACAATCCCTTCGTGCCATGAAGATTAATGAGGTCCGCCTCTACAATAGGACCCCCGAACGTGCTGAGAAATTTGGAGAAGCCTATGGTATCACGGACATTTACAGTGAAGATGAGCTTAATGAAGCGATGACTGGAATTGATTATATATGGGTCGCTACAAGTGCTTCATCTCCTATCATAACAAGGACTACTCTAGTAGAAACGATTAAGGATCTCTCTATCTTCGACCTCGGCCTCCCACGTAATGTATCGGAAGATGTCGGAACCGTGAAGGGCGTTCAGCTATACTGCCTTGATGACCTCGATGATAAAGACAACCCTGTGTCTAATATCATACCCGAAGAGGTGGTCACTCTGGTTAATGAAACAACTGAGGAGTACCTAACTTGGCTCAAAACTCAACAAATAAGGGATGTCTATAGCATTATCAAAGATGACATTGAGAGCTTCCTAGATAATGAATATAATAAAGTGAGTGGACTAGATGAAGAGACTATGTCAGCACTCAAATCATACAATAAGCAGCTACTCAAAGCATATTCATCAACCATGATTGCGAGACTACGCCATGTGGTAGATGAGACGAAAGATACCATGTATGCAGATGCTCTTAAGAAAATTCTAACCACATGA
- the hemB gene encoding porphobilinogen synthase, with translation MFPEQRLRRLRATENLRDMVRETHLRPVDFIHPLFVVHGEGYKKEIPSMPGQYHLSVDKLVEECKEIYAEGVKSVILFGIPDHKDAIGSEALDEHGIVQQAMRALNEELPDLVTIADICMCEYTDHGHCGILNGHEVNNDATLEYLVKQSVSMAQAGAKMVAPSDMMDGRVAAIRQGLDEAGFTNIPIMSYAAKFSSSFYGPFRDAADSAPSFGDRRGYQMDPANGREAMREIEQDIIEGADIIMVKPAMAYLDILHEASQRCDLPLAAYHVSGEYSMIKAAAAKGWIDHDRVMMESLLSIRRAGAKMILTYHAKEAAKLLNEGKF, from the coding sequence ATGTTTCCAGAACAAAGACTTAGACGACTTAGAGCAACCGAAAACCTACGGGATATGGTTCGCGAAACACATTTGAGACCTGTTGATTTCATTCACCCACTATTTGTGGTCCATGGCGAGGGGTACAAGAAAGAAATTCCATCCATGCCAGGACAGTATCATCTATCTGTCGATAAGCTGGTAGAGGAGTGTAAGGAAATCTATGCTGAAGGGGTAAAGAGTGTCATACTATTCGGCATCCCTGATCATAAGGACGCTATAGGTAGCGAGGCTCTTGATGAGCATGGAATCGTACAGCAAGCGATGAGGGCTCTTAATGAAGAGTTACCTGATCTCGTGACAATTGCAGACATCTGTATGTGTGAGTACACCGACCATGGACACTGTGGAATCTTGAACGGGCACGAGGTTAATAACGATGCTACTCTCGAATATTTGGTAAAACAGTCAGTGAGCATGGCTCAAGCAGGAGCTAAGATGGTCGCTCCATCAGATATGATGGATGGCCGTGTAGCTGCTATTCGTCAGGGGCTGGACGAAGCAGGATTTACGAACATTCCGATCATGTCCTACGCCGCTAAGTTTAGTTCTTCATTCTACGGACCTTTCCGTGATGCTGCAGACTCAGCTCCATCCTTTGGTGATAGAAGAGGCTACCAAATGGACCCAGCAAATGGACGTGAAGCCATGAGGGAGATCGAGCAAGATATAATCGAGGGTGCAGACATCATTATGGTGAAGCCCGCCATGGCTTACTTAGATATCCTTCATGAAGCGTCTCAGAGATGTGATCTACCATTAGCTGCCTACCATGTTAGTGGTGAGTACTCTATGATTAAGGCTGCAGCAGCTAAGGGCTGGATAGACCACGATCGTGTAATGATGGAAAGCTTGCTATCCATTCGTCGTGCGGGCGCGAAAATGATTCTAACCTATCACGCTAAGGAGGCTGCCAAACTATTGAACGAAGGAAAATTCTAA
- the hemL gene encoding glutamate-1-semialdehyde 2,1-aminomutase — protein sequence MNFNKSQNLFSEAEKHIPGGVNSPVRAFKSVGMSPLYIERGEEGHIFDVDGNEFIDFVSSWGPHILGHAKPEIIEAINTTASKGTSFGACIPLEIEMAETIKRFFPSMDMVRMVNSGTEATMSAVRLARGYTERPLIIKFDGCYHGHSDAFLVQAGSGVQTFASVQNNGVTKSAVSETLIANYNDIDSVKALFEAHPEKIAAVILEPVMGNMGVILPKDGFLKELRELCTKEGALLIFDEVITGLRLSKGGAQKYYGIDPDLTCLGKIIGGGLPVGAFGGKREIMSKLSPIGAVYQAGTLSGNPLALSAGLAMLKMLERPETYPMIERNGQYFSDGVKEIVAPYSEHIQYNISGTLSTIFFTNKPVTDAESSRACNTELYAKYFRAMIQEGIYLPPSQFEAIFVSAAHTKEDFDKTFTALEKTLKTLF from the coding sequence ATGAACTTTAATAAATCTCAAAATCTTTTTTCTGAAGCAGAGAAGCATATTCCTGGTGGAGTCAATAGCCCTGTACGTGCATTTAAGTCCGTAGGAATGTCACCTCTATATATTGAGAGAGGAGAGGAAGGTCATATCTTTGATGTTGATGGTAACGAATTTATTGATTTCGTTTCCTCATGGGGACCACATATCTTGGGTCATGCAAAGCCAGAAATCATTGAGGCTATAAATACTACAGCATCCAAGGGTACTAGCTTTGGGGCTTGCATCCCCCTTGAGATTGAAATGGCGGAGACTATCAAGAGGTTTTTCCCTTCCATGGATATGGTCAGAATGGTGAACTCTGGAACAGAAGCGACCATGAGTGCCGTCCGTCTAGCTCGCGGATATACTGAACGACCTCTGATAATTAAGTTTGATGGTTGCTATCACGGGCACTCTGACGCATTCCTCGTTCAGGCCGGTAGTGGGGTCCAAACATTTGCGTCAGTCCAAAATAATGGAGTGACTAAGAGTGCGGTTAGTGAGACGCTCATCGCTAACTACAATGATATTGATAGTGTAAAGGCTCTGTTCGAAGCTCACCCAGAGAAAATAGCCGCCGTCATCCTAGAGCCTGTCATGGGCAACATGGGAGTCATCCTTCCAAAGGATGGTTTCCTAAAGGAATTAAGAGAACTGTGTACAAAAGAAGGAGCTTTACTGATATTTGATGAAGTCATCACAGGATTAAGACTATCCAAGGGTGGGGCCCAAAAATATTATGGTATCGATCCTGACCTAACATGCCTGGGCAAGATTATTGGCGGAGGATTACCAGTGGGAGCCTTTGGTGGGAAGCGTGAGATTATGTCTAAGCTATCCCCAATAGGTGCTGTCTATCAAGCTGGGACACTCTCAGGCAATCCACTAGCACTCTCAGCAGGATTAGCAATGCTAAAAATGCTAGAGCGGCCAGAGACTTACCCAATGATTGAAAGGAATGGACAATACTTTTCCGACGGAGTCAAAGAGATAGTAGCTCCATACAGTGAGCATATCCAATACAACATATCTGGGACACTATCAACAATCTTCTTTACCAATAAGCCTGTAACAGATGCGGAAAGCTCTCGTGCATGCAATACAGAGCTTTACGCTAAGTACTTCCGTGCCATGATTCAGGAAGGAATTTACCTTCCTCCATCACAGTTCGAAGCTATCTTCGTCTCTGCGGCACACACAAAAGAGGATTTTGACAAAACATTTACGGCATTAGAAAAGACTCTTAAGACCCTTTTCTAA
- the hemC gene encoding hydroxymethylbilane synthase produces the protein MIDNKLIIGTRGSELALWQAYTVRDALLAVCDKEVEVKIISTRGDERLEIALHSNNLSKGLFTEELERDLRSGEIDFAVHSLKDLPVDMEEGLTLSAVLKRADPRDVVLSNHKIEKLSDLSGHLIGTSSPRRVAQLKSLLDDSTKYQPIRGNVKTRIKKLRDGDYDSLIMAAAGIERLGLQDEVAMYLPLDSMLPAPGQASVAVQCATSNEVACHYASLINDEKSMLETSTERQLLLALGGGCALPLGALCEVINEEKIKLSAVFASQDLNRASRLETICEIDNLHEELRSFSEKLKASIK, from the coding sequence ATGATCGACAATAAATTAATCATAGGGACAAGGGGTAGCGAACTGGCGTTATGGCAGGCTTACACCGTTCGTGATGCGTTATTGGCTGTATGCGACAAGGAAGTGGAGGTCAAAATAATCTCTACTCGTGGAGATGAACGGCTGGAGATTGCTCTGCACTCTAATAATCTATCGAAAGGACTATTTACTGAAGAGCTAGAACGAGATCTTCGCTCAGGAGAAATAGACTTTGCTGTGCATAGTCTCAAAGATTTACCAGTAGATATGGAGGAGGGACTAACCCTAAGTGCCGTCCTTAAGCGTGCGGACCCTCGAGACGTAGTTCTATCCAATCATAAGATAGAGAAGTTATCAGACCTCTCTGGACACCTCATCGGCACTTCTAGCCCTAGACGTGTGGCTCAGTTGAAGAGTTTATTAGATGACTCTACTAAGTATCAACCTATTAGAGGCAATGTTAAGACCCGAATAAAAAAACTTAGGGATGGGGATTATGATAGCCTCATAATGGCTGCTGCTGGTATTGAGCGACTTGGACTCCAAGACGAAGTCGCTATGTACCTGCCACTTGATAGTATGCTTCCGGCACCAGGGCAAGCATCCGTAGCTGTACAGTGTGCTACATCTAATGAGGTGGCCTGCCATTATGCGTCCCTCATCAATGACGAGAAATCAATGTTGGAGACCAGCACAGAGAGACAACTACTCCTAGCACTAGGTGGTGGGTGTGCACTCCCTCTAGGTGCTTTATGCGAGGTAATTAATGAGGAGAAGATTAAGCTATCAGCTGTTTTTGCTAGCCAAGATCTTAATAGAGCTAGTCGCCTTGAGACCATATGCGAGATAGATAACTTACATGAGGAGTTGAGGTCTTTTTCGGAAAAACTTAAAGCAAGTATCAAATAA
- a CDS encoding DUF5020 family protein: MKRKLTITILALVLTCLVSKVMGQTSVEYHYNFGKHLYEDRKNDPGSLITVQHFSADPWGNNLFFVDFLMGGNNMSEAYFEIFRNLKFWEEPIALHFEYNGGLNQSFIMNHAYLVGVNWSYVNLEKQFNLGVTMSYRHDQKHERPHNMQLTTNWCWTSWNKVWTLSGFLDLWTQRIEGIKSGVVLLSEPQIWMNLNQFQGVHDDFNLSIGSEIKVSYNFLSPDKFLVRPTLALKWTFK, translated from the coding sequence ATGAAAAGAAAGCTGACTATTACGATACTAGCATTGGTATTGACTTGTTTGGTAAGTAAAGTTATGGGCCAAACATCTGTCGAGTACCACTATAATTTCGGCAAACACCTTTACGAAGATAGGAAAAATGATCCGGGCTCTCTCATAACGGTTCAGCACTTTTCGGCTGACCCATGGGGAAACAACCTCTTCTTTGTTGACTTCCTGATGGGGGGTAATAATATGTCCGAGGCCTATTTTGAGATCTTTCGGAACCTTAAATTTTGGGAGGAACCAATAGCTCTACATTTTGAATACAATGGGGGACTAAACCAAAGCTTCATTATGAACCATGCTTACTTAGTCGGGGTAAATTGGAGCTATGTCAATCTAGAAAAGCAGTTCAATCTGGGTGTAACCATGTCCTATCGTCACGATCAGAAGCATGAACGTCCACACAACATGCAACTGACTACTAATTGGTGCTGGACCAGTTGGAATAAAGTTTGGACTCTATCAGGATTCCTTGACCTCTGGACCCAACGAATTGAGGGCATCAAGAGTGGCGTAGTACTCCTCTCTGAGCCTCAAATATGGATGAACCTCAATCAGTTCCAAGGCGTTCACGATGACTTCAACCTCAGCATTGGTAGCGAGATCAAGGTCTCATACAACTTCTTATCACCCGATAAGTTCCTGGTACGTCCTACATTAGCACTTAAGTGGACCTTTAAGTAA
- the cbiB gene encoding adenosylcobinamide-phosphate synthase CbiB, with the protein MDSNIILLISLLIAWIADRIVGDPPNMPHLIVGFGKLISFGEKKLNKGDQRREKGLLLVILMVAGIPYLTYLLMGSLSLIPKIILGSLLIFYCLAGTTLIKEVRAVFKALEVSLEAGRNQVARIVGRDTQSLSAQECKTAALETLAENLSDGVIAPLFWLGVLGIPGIVMYKIINTFDSMIGYKNERYAEFGYYAAKLDDLANYIPARITAFLMLMANNRLDLRKAVFEEGRKHLSPCSGYPEAALALLLDCQFGGAHNYFGKIVEKPTIGYNPRPLTYNDLLFAIRTNRRAEEYAVLILSLTLLILYLF; encoded by the coding sequence ATGGACTCAAATATAATATTACTCATCTCCCTACTGATCGCTTGGATTGCAGATAGGATAGTTGGAGATCCACCAAATATGCCACATCTGATTGTTGGGTTTGGCAAACTCATCTCTTTTGGCGAAAAGAAACTTAATAAGGGAGATCAGCGAAGAGAAAAAGGGCTCTTGCTCGTCATCCTAATGGTCGCTGGTATCCCCTACCTCACTTATCTATTGATGGGTAGTCTATCTCTCATCCCCAAGATAATACTAGGTAGTCTATTGATATTTTACTGCCTTGCAGGTACTACTCTCATTAAGGAAGTTCGAGCAGTCTTCAAAGCACTAGAGGTATCACTCGAAGCAGGACGAAATCAAGTAGCAAGAATCGTAGGGAGGGACACCCAGAGTCTCTCTGCTCAGGAATGCAAAACAGCAGCCTTAGAGACCCTAGCGGAGAACCTATCTGATGGCGTCATAGCCCCCTTGTTTTGGCTTGGAGTATTAGGTATTCCAGGAATCGTGATGTACAAAATCATCAACACCTTCGACTCCATGATAGGGTATAAGAATGAACGGTATGCAGAGTTTGGCTACTATGCTGCGAAGCTGGATGACCTAGCTAATTACATCCCAGCCCGTATTACTGCATTCCTTATGCTCATGGCAAATAATCGGTTAGATTTACGCAAAGCTGTATTTGAGGAGGGACGTAAGCACCTAAGCCCATGCTCTGGTTACCCAGAGGCTGCTCTAGCCCTGTTGCTGGACTGTCAATTTGGTGGAGCACACAATTACTTCGGAAAGATAGTAGAAAAGCCGACAATTGGATATAATCCACGTCCTTTAACCTACAACGATCTTCTCTTCGCGATCCGTACTAATCGCCGAGCTGAAGAGTATGCTGTCCTCATACTCTCGCTAACCCTACTCATACTTTATCTTTTCTAA
- a CDS encoding cobyric acid synthase: MSKLRSVMLAGTGSDVGKSLVTTAICRILLQDGYEPAPFKAQNMAPYYYTTPSGEMISIAQAIQAKAAGLAPTALMNPVLMMPASVTNAKVICLGEDCGNHHARDYFKQSEGKEKLRKAAWGAYDKLRQAYNPVVLEGAGSVTELNLLDTDFVNMPMAEHANAAVILIADIERGGVFASIYGSIMLQKPEHRKLIKGVIINKFRGDIDLFTPAREMIEELCGVPVLGVIPYLDQVDFPSEDTLSDKGPSKVSYTIDDLSGYDEAFDQVAAHFRDHLDMDKFYSILTQND, encoded by the coding sequence ATGAGCAAACTTCGCTCAGTAATGCTAGCAGGAACAGGTAGTGACGTAGGCAAAAGCCTAGTCACTACAGCTATCTGCCGTATTCTACTTCAAGATGGGTATGAGCCCGCACCTTTCAAGGCTCAAAACATGGCACCCTATTACTACACGACACCAAGTGGCGAAATGATCAGCATCGCACAAGCTATTCAAGCAAAGGCTGCAGGGCTAGCTCCTACAGCACTGATGAATCCAGTGCTGATGATGCCAGCAAGTGTAACTAACGCCAAGGTTATATGCCTTGGAGAAGATTGTGGAAATCATCATGCAAGAGATTACTTCAAGCAATCTGAAGGTAAGGAGAAGTTGAGAAAAGCCGCGTGGGGTGCCTACGATAAACTTCGCCAAGCATATAACCCAGTCGTCCTAGAGGGTGCAGGAAGTGTTACCGAACTCAATCTCCTAGATACGGACTTTGTCAATATGCCTATGGCTGAACATGCCAATGCAGCGGTAATACTGATTGCTGATATCGAGCGTGGCGGCGTATTCGCATCCATTTATGGATCTATCATGCTCCAAAAACCTGAACACCGCAAGCTGATCAAAGGGGTGATCATCAATAAGTTCAGAGGAGACATAGATCTATTCACTCCTGCAAGAGAGATGATAGAGGAGCTTTGTGGAGTACCTGTACTAGGGGTTATACCGTACCTTGATCAAGTCGATTTTCCTAGCGAAGATACACTCAGCGACAAAGGCCCCTCTAAGGTAAGTTACACCATCGATGATCTCAGCGGATACGACGAGGCATTTGACCAAGTAGCAGCACACTTCAGAGATCATTTAGATATGGATAAGTTCTATTCTATTCTAACACAAAATGACTAG
- a CDS encoding aminotransferase class I/II-fold pyridoxal phosphate-dependent enzyme produces the protein MTSGHGDDRHLYPEINIRYDFSSNVPAHPDHSALWAHLNEHQDIISRYPEPEPYTLEAEIAKKYDIDPQCVLVTNGATEAIFLVAHLLKGKNSGIVQPTFSEYMDAAMLYQHRIQILKSPYETSGDLDAIWCCNPNNPTGTTWEHQKLIETVDSAPETTFIYDQSYHSFTPKEVISHQEVTARPNVIAIFSLTKKYALPGLRLGYLVTSKRIAQEIRRLRMPWSVNALAIEAGHFLLHRDTFWKLNDLLDERLRVTSEIEAHTNIQIHPTDTHYFLAQLPPTGATAQELKDWLVLHEAILIRNADNFPTLTPHHFRIAIQSPEDNNRLISSLIKWTQI, from the coding sequence ATGACTAGCGGACACGGTGACGATCGACACTTATATCCAGAAATAAACATACGATATGACTTTAGCTCCAATGTACCTGCTCATCCTGACCATTCAGCGCTTTGGGCTCATCTCAATGAGCATCAGGATATCATCAGTAGGTACCCGGAGCCAGAGCCATACACACTAGAGGCTGAGATTGCTAAGAAGTATGATATAGATCCTCAGTGCGTGCTCGTAACTAACGGAGCCACTGAGGCTATTTTCCTAGTAGCCCACTTGCTAAAGGGCAAAAACTCCGGAATAGTACAACCAACATTTTCTGAATATATGGATGCGGCTATGCTCTATCAGCATCGTATTCAGATACTCAAGAGTCCATATGAGACGAGTGGGGATCTGGATGCGATATGGTGCTGCAATCCCAATAACCCTACAGGTACTACATGGGAGCACCAAAAGCTAATCGAGACCGTGGACTCCGCCCCCGAGACGACATTCATTTACGATCAGTCCTATCACTCCTTTACTCCCAAGGAAGTGATAAGTCATCAGGAAGTAACCGCTCGGCCAAACGTCATCGCAATCTTTTCGCTTACAAAAAAATATGCTCTACCGGGACTGAGGCTAGGGTACTTAGTTACCTCGAAGAGAATTGCCCAAGAAATTAGGAGATTAAGGATGCCGTGGAGCGTCAATGCTCTGGCTATCGAAGCGGGCCATTTTCTACTCCATCGTGATACGTTTTGGAAGCTGAATGATCTTTTAGACGAACGCCTTCGGGTGACCTCGGAGATAGAAGCCCACACCAATATCCAGATACATCCCACTGATACTCACTATTTCCTAGCTCAGTTGCCACCAACAGGAGCTACAGCTCAGGAGCTAAAGGATTGGCTGGTCCTCCATGAAGCGATCTTGATTCGGAATGCTGATAACTTCCCTACCCTAACCCCTCATCACTTCAGGATTGCCATTCAATCGCCAGAAGACAATAATCGACTCATTAGTTCACTTATCAAATGGACTCAAATATAA